A region of Rhodamnia argentea isolate NSW1041297 chromosome 9, ASM2092103v1, whole genome shotgun sequence DNA encodes the following proteins:
- the LOC115736984 gene encoding serine/threonine-protein kinase ppk18 isoform X2, producing MSTHPTGSQLATTAPTSPSCSSDSEKAWHLLSLLLSLGRPSSPLELASKCELFPTSPDLIRHLCDVPSSPIHLTDDLFVTLSFATLISLAQFLTNSNLVSFFCSPRVERPCFRKRKGSILECESLPPVKRRANSESYVDEKVYPDIRKGRSCCPFLCLPGGNQDGCRKVHLRINKDKVWTINIEQSKVSDMRSNLITTPWLFVNATRRQLGRPPNDTGHKGQDDTLMSFAREKAQKDVVMLNYPNCSCKAEEISDISKIETSRNVVPPIPYLVPNVSHRALGNPFVCIETTADKIDSTENEDFSQAFCEGVNQEKMLLNEAENTDHALEGTSTPTNNERNMADGQKEVSASSVRLIRDIEETNMAFDAAPLDRPFETEFKWKSEVNCLDKRRSIRSKPSLPEVELSGMQNLLSKPSAKMKTSHKDAGSPSMQALSKSLEHRKAVQTSKEKEQVKRGQKLINLKKQAKNGQIGMCYQERKGTSTSVSLKVQLGTKILPDFESYIVEEEEGSGGYGTVYRARRKDDGSTVAIKCPHPKVHQHHINNELKMLEKFGGKNCVIKYEGSFKNENSDCFILEYVEHDRPEVLKKEIDVLQLQWYGYCLFRALASLHKQGIVHRDVKPGNFLYSSKANKGYLIDFNLAMDLHQKYGSKNKLKLGNKHMEDFHPPTFQNAKSLTPTKSGKSTRAKSLSTLKLALEEVKGSKSPVDPKNLKRKVVDQKKYYLASCHTIRSQGPDGSGITSTKDLTSASTPSAKRLREPLPRHGRKELISLLHDGMHMNHEASSVPATLRKRVAAPPSKSEGKLRIISPMPLHSRGVAVSGAGLRSDHGKEGPCVGTKGFRAPEVLLKSPHQGTKLDIWSAGVTLLYLVIGTSPFLGDPEQNIKEIAKLRGSEDLWEVAKLHDRELSFPVDLYDTQSLASLNLRDWCQKNTKRPNFLEVLPQSLFDLVDRCLTVNPRARISAEEALRHEFFAPCHDELRKQKLHRLGSTKIRE from the exons ATGTCAACTCACCCCACCGGGTCGCAACTCGCCACCACAGCACCGACCTCCCCCTCCTGCTCGAGTGACTCAGAGAAGGCATGGCACCTCCTGTCTCTCCTCCTCTCGCTCGGTCGCCCGTCTAGCCCTCTCGAGCTCGCCTCCAAATGCGAACTCTTCCCCACGTCGCCCGATCTCATCCGCCACCTCTGCGACGTCCCGAGCTCCCCGATCCATCTGACGGACGACCTCTTCGTCACGCTCTCGTTCGCCACCCTAATCTCGCTCGCTCAGTTCCTGACGAACTCGAATCTGGTCAGCTTCTTCTGCTCGCCTCGGGTCGAGAGGCCGTGCTTCAGGAAGAGGAAGGGGAGCATTCTAGAGTGTGAGAGTCTGCCGCCGGTGAAGAGGAGAGCGAATTCGGAAAGTTACGTGGATGAGAAAGTCTATCCAGATATAAGAAAGG GCAGGAGTTGCTGTCCCTTCTTGTGCTTGCCTGGGGGGAATCAAGATGGTTGTAGAAAG GTTCATTTACGTATTAACAAAGACAAAGTCTGGACAATAAACATAGAGCAAAGTAAAGTGTCAGACATGCGAAGCAATCTGATAACTACTCCTTGGCTGTTTGTCAATGCTACCAGGAGACAGTTAGGCCGGCCTCCAAATGACACTGGCCATAAAGGTCAAGATGATACACTAATGTCCTTTGCAAGGGAAAAGGCGCAGAAAGATGTAGTTATGTTGAATTACCCGAATTGTTCCTGCAAAGCTGAAGAAATTTCGGACATATCAAAGATTGAAACATCCAGAAATGTGGTGCCACCTATACCTTATCTAGTGCCAAATGTTTCCCATAGAGCATTGGGAAATCCTTTTGTGTGCATAGAAACAACTGCTGACAAAATAGATTCCACTGAAAATGAAGACTTCAGTCAAGCATTTTGTGAAGGGGTGAATCAAGAAAAAATGTTACTGAATGAGGCTGAAAATACGGATCATGCTCTTGAGGGAACAAGTACACCCACTAACAATGAAAGAAACATGGCAGATGGTCAAAAAGAAGTATCAGCGAGTTCTGTCAGACTTATAAGAGACATAGAGGAGACTAACATGGCATTTGATGCTGCTCCGTTGGACAGACCATTTGAAACAGAATTTAAGTGGAAGTCTGAGGTAAATTGTCTCGACAAGAGACGTTCTATCAGGAGCAAACCTTCCCTTCCGGAAGTTGAGCTTTCTGGAATGCAGAATCTTTTGTCAAAACCTTCTGCCAAGATGAAAACCAGTCACAAGGATGCAGGGTCTCCGAGTATGCAAGCTCTCTCAAAATCTTTAGAGCATCGAAAAGCCGTTCAAACTTCGAAGGAGAAAGAACAGGTGAAAAGAGGTCAgaaattgatcaatttgaagAAGCAAGCAAAGAATGGTCAGATTGGCATGTGCTATCAGGAGAGGAAGGGAACCTCCACTTCTGTATCTCTTAAA GTTCAATTGGGGACAAAAATACTGCCCGATTTTGAATCTTACATTGTGGAAGAGGAGGAAGGTTCAG GTGGTTATGGCACTGTTTATAGAGCACGCAGGAAAGATGATGGGAGTACCGTTGCCATTAAAT GCCCTCATCCAAAAGTACATCAGCACCACATAAATAATGAGCTCAAGATGCTGGAAAAATTCGG GGGGAAAAACTGCGTAATAAAGTATGAAGGCAGCTTCAAGAATGAAAATTCCGATTGCTTTATTCTGGAGTACGTAGAACATGACAGACCTGAG GTGCTCAAGAAAGAAATAGATGTTCTCCAGCTACAGTGGTATGGCTATTGCTTGTTCAGAGCACTTGCTAGTCTTCATAAGCAG GGAATTGTTCACAGAGATGTGAAACCAGGCAACTTCCTTTACTCTTCCAAGGCTAACAAAGGTTATCTTATTGATTTTAACCTTGCCATG GATCTTCATCAGAAGTATGGAAGCAAAA ACAAATTGAAGTTGGGGAATAAGCACATGGAAGATTTCCACCCTCCTACATTTCAGAATGCAAAATCTCTTACTCCAACTAAGAGTGGGAAGTCCACGAGGGCTAAATCTTTGAGCACACTCAAGCTGGCGCTGGAGGAGGTAAAGGGTTCAAAGTCACCTGTAGATCCCAAGAACTTGAAAAGAAAGGTTGTGGACCAGAAGAAGTATTATTTAGCTAGTTGCCATACAATAAGGAGCCAAGGTCCAGATGGTTCAGGCATAACCTCTACCAAGGATTTGACTAGCGCTAGTACCCCTTCAGCCAAAAGGCTGCGGGAACCTTTGCCACGGCATGGTCGGAAGGAGCTTATAAGCCTTTTGCATGATGGGATGCACATGAATCATGAAGCATCCAGCGTTCCAGCTACTCTGAGAAAAAGGGTAGCTGCTCCTCCCAGCAAATCAGAAGGAAAGCTACGTATCATCTCCCCAATGCCTCTTCATTCAAGAGGTGTTGCTGTTTCTGGTGCTGGCTTGAGGA GTGATCATGGTAAAGAAGGGCCTTGTGTAGGGACCAAGGGCTTTAGGGCTCCAGAG GTCTTGTTGAAATCTCCACATCAAGGAACCAAGCTTGACATTTGGTCAGCTGGGGTCACCTTGCTCTATCTAGTGATTGGAACATCGCCCTTTCTTGGCGATCCAGAGCA GAACATAAAGGAAATAGCAAAATTGAGGGGCAGTGAAGATCTATGGGAGGTTGCGAAGTTACACGACCGTGAATTGTCATTTCCCGTG GATCTTTATGACACACAGTCCTTGGCCTCACTGAATCTGCGTGATTGGTgccaaaaaaacacaaagaggCCCAATTTCCTCGAGGTGCTCCCGCAATCACTGTTTGATCTTGTGGACAGATGCTTGACAGTGAACCCAAGAGCGAGGATCAGTGCAGAGGAAGCTCTGAGGCACGAGTTCTTCGCACCATGCCATGATGAACTGAGAAAGCAGAAGCTACACAGACTGGGTTCAACCAAGATTCGGGAATGA
- the LOC115736984 gene encoding serine/threonine-protein kinase ppk18 isoform X3: protein MSTHPTGSQLATTAPTSPSCSSDSEKAWHLLSLLLSLGRPSSPLELASKCELFPTSPDLIRHLCDVPSSPIHLTDDLFVTLSFATLISLAQFLTNSNLVSFFCSPRVERPCFRKRKGSILECESLPPVKRRANSESYVDEKVYPDIRKGRSCCPFLCLPGGNQDGCRKVHLRINKDKVWTINIEQSKVSDMRSNLITTPWLFVNATRRQLGRPPNDTGHKGQDDTLMSFAREKAQKDVVMLNYPNCSCKAEEISDISKIETSRNVVPPIPYLVPNVSHRALGNPFVCIETTADKIDSTENEDFSQAFCEGVNQEKMLLNEAENTDHALEGTSTPTNNERNMADGQKEVSASSVRLIRDIEETNMAFDAAPLDRPFETEFKWKSEVNCLDKRRSIRSKPSLPEVELSGMQNLLSKPSAKMKTSHKDAGSPSMQALSKSLEHRKAVQTSKEKEQVKRGQKLINLKKQAKNGQIGMCYQERKGTSTSVSLKVQLGTKILPDFESYIVEEEEGSGGYGTVYRARRKDDGSTVAIKCPHPKVHQHHINNELKMLEKFGGKNCVIKYEGSFKNENSDCFILEYVEHDRPEVLKKEIDVLQLQWYGYCLFRALASLHKQGIVHRDVKPGNFLYSSKANKGYLIDFNLAMDLHQKYGSKNKLKLGNKHMEDFHPPTFQNAKSLTPTKSGKSTRAKSLSTLKLALEEVVDQKKYYLASCHTIRSQGPDGSGITSTKDLTSASTPSAKRLREPLPRHGRKELISLLHDGMHMNHEASSVPATLRKRVAAPPSKSEGKLRIISPMPLHSRGVAVSGAGLRSKGDHGKEGPCVGTKGFRAPEVLLKSPHQGTKLDIWSAGVTLLYLVIGTSPFLGDPEQNIKEIAKLRGSEDLWEVAKLHDRELSFPVDLYDTQSLASLNLRDWCQKNTKRPNFLEVLPQSLFDLVDRCLTVNPRARISAEEALRHEFFAPCHDELRKQKLHRLGSTKIRE, encoded by the exons ATGTCAACTCACCCCACCGGGTCGCAACTCGCCACCACAGCACCGACCTCCCCCTCCTGCTCGAGTGACTCAGAGAAGGCATGGCACCTCCTGTCTCTCCTCCTCTCGCTCGGTCGCCCGTCTAGCCCTCTCGAGCTCGCCTCCAAATGCGAACTCTTCCCCACGTCGCCCGATCTCATCCGCCACCTCTGCGACGTCCCGAGCTCCCCGATCCATCTGACGGACGACCTCTTCGTCACGCTCTCGTTCGCCACCCTAATCTCGCTCGCTCAGTTCCTGACGAACTCGAATCTGGTCAGCTTCTTCTGCTCGCCTCGGGTCGAGAGGCCGTGCTTCAGGAAGAGGAAGGGGAGCATTCTAGAGTGTGAGAGTCTGCCGCCGGTGAAGAGGAGAGCGAATTCGGAAAGTTACGTGGATGAGAAAGTCTATCCAGATATAAGAAAGG GCAGGAGTTGCTGTCCCTTCTTGTGCTTGCCTGGGGGGAATCAAGATGGTTGTAGAAAG GTTCATTTACGTATTAACAAAGACAAAGTCTGGACAATAAACATAGAGCAAAGTAAAGTGTCAGACATGCGAAGCAATCTGATAACTACTCCTTGGCTGTTTGTCAATGCTACCAGGAGACAGTTAGGCCGGCCTCCAAATGACACTGGCCATAAAGGTCAAGATGATACACTAATGTCCTTTGCAAGGGAAAAGGCGCAGAAAGATGTAGTTATGTTGAATTACCCGAATTGTTCCTGCAAAGCTGAAGAAATTTCGGACATATCAAAGATTGAAACATCCAGAAATGTGGTGCCACCTATACCTTATCTAGTGCCAAATGTTTCCCATAGAGCATTGGGAAATCCTTTTGTGTGCATAGAAACAACTGCTGACAAAATAGATTCCACTGAAAATGAAGACTTCAGTCAAGCATTTTGTGAAGGGGTGAATCAAGAAAAAATGTTACTGAATGAGGCTGAAAATACGGATCATGCTCTTGAGGGAACAAGTACACCCACTAACAATGAAAGAAACATGGCAGATGGTCAAAAAGAAGTATCAGCGAGTTCTGTCAGACTTATAAGAGACATAGAGGAGACTAACATGGCATTTGATGCTGCTCCGTTGGACAGACCATTTGAAACAGAATTTAAGTGGAAGTCTGAGGTAAATTGTCTCGACAAGAGACGTTCTATCAGGAGCAAACCTTCCCTTCCGGAAGTTGAGCTTTCTGGAATGCAGAATCTTTTGTCAAAACCTTCTGCCAAGATGAAAACCAGTCACAAGGATGCAGGGTCTCCGAGTATGCAAGCTCTCTCAAAATCTTTAGAGCATCGAAAAGCCGTTCAAACTTCGAAGGAGAAAGAACAGGTGAAAAGAGGTCAgaaattgatcaatttgaagAAGCAAGCAAAGAATGGTCAGATTGGCATGTGCTATCAGGAGAGGAAGGGAACCTCCACTTCTGTATCTCTTAAA GTTCAATTGGGGACAAAAATACTGCCCGATTTTGAATCTTACATTGTGGAAGAGGAGGAAGGTTCAG GTGGTTATGGCACTGTTTATAGAGCACGCAGGAAAGATGATGGGAGTACCGTTGCCATTAAAT GCCCTCATCCAAAAGTACATCAGCACCACATAAATAATGAGCTCAAGATGCTGGAAAAATTCGG GGGGAAAAACTGCGTAATAAAGTATGAAGGCAGCTTCAAGAATGAAAATTCCGATTGCTTTATTCTGGAGTACGTAGAACATGACAGACCTGAG GTGCTCAAGAAAGAAATAGATGTTCTCCAGCTACAGTGGTATGGCTATTGCTTGTTCAGAGCACTTGCTAGTCTTCATAAGCAG GGAATTGTTCACAGAGATGTGAAACCAGGCAACTTCCTTTACTCTTCCAAGGCTAACAAAGGTTATCTTATTGATTTTAACCTTGCCATG GATCTTCATCAGAAGTATGGAAGCAAAA ACAAATTGAAGTTGGGGAATAAGCACATGGAAGATTTCCACCCTCCTACATTTCAGAATGCAAAATCTCTTACTCCAACTAAGAGTGGGAAGTCCACGAGGGCTAAATCTTTGAGCACACTCAAGCTGGCGCTGGAGGAG GTTGTGGACCAGAAGAAGTATTATTTAGCTAGTTGCCATACAATAAGGAGCCAAGGTCCAGATGGTTCAGGCATAACCTCTACCAAGGATTTGACTAGCGCTAGTACCCCTTCAGCCAAAAGGCTGCGGGAACCTTTGCCACGGCATGGTCGGAAGGAGCTTATAAGCCTTTTGCATGATGGGATGCACATGAATCATGAAGCATCCAGCGTTCCAGCTACTCTGAGAAAAAGGGTAGCTGCTCCTCCCAGCAAATCAGAAGGAAAGCTACGTATCATCTCCCCAATGCCTCTTCATTCAAGAGGTGTTGCTGTTTCTGGTGCTGGCTTGAGGAGTAAGG GTGATCATGGTAAAGAAGGGCCTTGTGTAGGGACCAAGGGCTTTAGGGCTCCAGAG GTCTTGTTGAAATCTCCACATCAAGGAACCAAGCTTGACATTTGGTCAGCTGGGGTCACCTTGCTCTATCTAGTGATTGGAACATCGCCCTTTCTTGGCGATCCAGAGCA GAACATAAAGGAAATAGCAAAATTGAGGGGCAGTGAAGATCTATGGGAGGTTGCGAAGTTACACGACCGTGAATTGTCATTTCCCGTG GATCTTTATGACACACAGTCCTTGGCCTCACTGAATCTGCGTGATTGGTgccaaaaaaacacaaagaggCCCAATTTCCTCGAGGTGCTCCCGCAATCACTGTTTGATCTTGTGGACAGATGCTTGACAGTGAACCCAAGAGCGAGGATCAGTGCAGAGGAAGCTCTGAGGCACGAGTTCTTCGCACCATGCCATGATGAACTGAGAAAGCAGAAGCTACACAGACTGGGTTCAACCAAGATTCGGGAATGA
- the LOC115736984 gene encoding serine/threonine-protein kinase ppk18 isoform X4 produces MSTHPTGSQLATTAPTSPSCSSDSEKAWHLLSLLLSLGRPSSPLELASKCELFPTSPDLIRHLCDVPSSPIHLTDDLFVTLSFATLISLAQFLTNSNLVSFFCSPRVERPCFRKRKGSILECESLPPVKRRANSESYVDEKVYPDIRKGRSCCPFLCLPGGNQDGCRKVHLRINKDKVWTINIEQSKVSDMRSNLITTPWLFVNATRRQLGRPPNDTGHKGQDDTLMSFAREKAQKDVVMLNYPNCSCKAEEISDISKIETSRNVVPPIPYLVPNVSHRALGNPFVCIETTADKIDSTENEDFSQAFCEGVNQEKMLLNEAENTDHALEGTSTPTNNERNMADGQKEVSASSVRLIRDIEETNMAFDAAPLDRPFETEFKWKSEVNCLDKRRSIRSKPSLPEVELSGMQNLLSKPSAKMKTSHKDAGSPSMQALSKSLEHRKAVQTSKEKEQVKRGQKLINLKKQAKNGQIGMCYQERKGTSTSVSLKVQLGTKILPDFESYIVEEEEGSGGYGTVYRARRKDDGSTVAIKCPHPKVHQHHINNELKMLEKFGGKNCVIKYEGSFKNENSDCFILEYVEHDRPEVLKKEIDVLQLQWYGYCLFRALASLHKQGIVHRDVKPGNFLYSSKANKGYLIDFNLAMDLHQKYGSKNKLKLGNKHMEDFHPPTFQNAKSLTPTKSGKSTRAKSLSTLKLALEEVKYYLASCHTIRSQGPDGSGITSTKDLTSASTPSAKRLREPLPRHGRKELISLLHDGMHMNHEASSVPATLRKRVAAPPSKSEGKLRIISPMPLHSRGVAVSGAGLRSKGDHGKEGPCVGTKGFRAPEVLLKSPHQGTKLDIWSAGVTLLYLVIGTSPFLGDPEQNIKEIAKLRGSEDLWEVAKLHDRELSFPVDLYDTQSLASLNLRDWCQKNTKRPNFLEVLPQSLFDLVDRCLTVNPRARISAEEALRHEFFAPCHDELRKQKLHRLGSTKIRE; encoded by the exons ATGTCAACTCACCCCACCGGGTCGCAACTCGCCACCACAGCACCGACCTCCCCCTCCTGCTCGAGTGACTCAGAGAAGGCATGGCACCTCCTGTCTCTCCTCCTCTCGCTCGGTCGCCCGTCTAGCCCTCTCGAGCTCGCCTCCAAATGCGAACTCTTCCCCACGTCGCCCGATCTCATCCGCCACCTCTGCGACGTCCCGAGCTCCCCGATCCATCTGACGGACGACCTCTTCGTCACGCTCTCGTTCGCCACCCTAATCTCGCTCGCTCAGTTCCTGACGAACTCGAATCTGGTCAGCTTCTTCTGCTCGCCTCGGGTCGAGAGGCCGTGCTTCAGGAAGAGGAAGGGGAGCATTCTAGAGTGTGAGAGTCTGCCGCCGGTGAAGAGGAGAGCGAATTCGGAAAGTTACGTGGATGAGAAAGTCTATCCAGATATAAGAAAGG GCAGGAGTTGCTGTCCCTTCTTGTGCTTGCCTGGGGGGAATCAAGATGGTTGTAGAAAG GTTCATTTACGTATTAACAAAGACAAAGTCTGGACAATAAACATAGAGCAAAGTAAAGTGTCAGACATGCGAAGCAATCTGATAACTACTCCTTGGCTGTTTGTCAATGCTACCAGGAGACAGTTAGGCCGGCCTCCAAATGACACTGGCCATAAAGGTCAAGATGATACACTAATGTCCTTTGCAAGGGAAAAGGCGCAGAAAGATGTAGTTATGTTGAATTACCCGAATTGTTCCTGCAAAGCTGAAGAAATTTCGGACATATCAAAGATTGAAACATCCAGAAATGTGGTGCCACCTATACCTTATCTAGTGCCAAATGTTTCCCATAGAGCATTGGGAAATCCTTTTGTGTGCATAGAAACAACTGCTGACAAAATAGATTCCACTGAAAATGAAGACTTCAGTCAAGCATTTTGTGAAGGGGTGAATCAAGAAAAAATGTTACTGAATGAGGCTGAAAATACGGATCATGCTCTTGAGGGAACAAGTACACCCACTAACAATGAAAGAAACATGGCAGATGGTCAAAAAGAAGTATCAGCGAGTTCTGTCAGACTTATAAGAGACATAGAGGAGACTAACATGGCATTTGATGCTGCTCCGTTGGACAGACCATTTGAAACAGAATTTAAGTGGAAGTCTGAGGTAAATTGTCTCGACAAGAGACGTTCTATCAGGAGCAAACCTTCCCTTCCGGAAGTTGAGCTTTCTGGAATGCAGAATCTTTTGTCAAAACCTTCTGCCAAGATGAAAACCAGTCACAAGGATGCAGGGTCTCCGAGTATGCAAGCTCTCTCAAAATCTTTAGAGCATCGAAAAGCCGTTCAAACTTCGAAGGAGAAAGAACAGGTGAAAAGAGGTCAgaaattgatcaatttgaagAAGCAAGCAAAGAATGGTCAGATTGGCATGTGCTATCAGGAGAGGAAGGGAACCTCCACTTCTGTATCTCTTAAA GTTCAATTGGGGACAAAAATACTGCCCGATTTTGAATCTTACATTGTGGAAGAGGAGGAAGGTTCAG GTGGTTATGGCACTGTTTATAGAGCACGCAGGAAAGATGATGGGAGTACCGTTGCCATTAAAT GCCCTCATCCAAAAGTACATCAGCACCACATAAATAATGAGCTCAAGATGCTGGAAAAATTCGG GGGGAAAAACTGCGTAATAAAGTATGAAGGCAGCTTCAAGAATGAAAATTCCGATTGCTTTATTCTGGAGTACGTAGAACATGACAGACCTGAG GTGCTCAAGAAAGAAATAGATGTTCTCCAGCTACAGTGGTATGGCTATTGCTTGTTCAGAGCACTTGCTAGTCTTCATAAGCAG GGAATTGTTCACAGAGATGTGAAACCAGGCAACTTCCTTTACTCTTCCAAGGCTAACAAAGGTTATCTTATTGATTTTAACCTTGCCATG GATCTTCATCAGAAGTATGGAAGCAAAA ACAAATTGAAGTTGGGGAATAAGCACATGGAAGATTTCCACCCTCCTACATTTCAGAATGCAAAATCTCTTACTCCAACTAAGAGTGGGAAGTCCACGAGGGCTAAATCTTTGAGCACACTCAAGCTGGCGCTGGAGGAGGTA AAGTATTATTTAGCTAGTTGCCATACAATAAGGAGCCAAGGTCCAGATGGTTCAGGCATAACCTCTACCAAGGATTTGACTAGCGCTAGTACCCCTTCAGCCAAAAGGCTGCGGGAACCTTTGCCACGGCATGGTCGGAAGGAGCTTATAAGCCTTTTGCATGATGGGATGCACATGAATCATGAAGCATCCAGCGTTCCAGCTACTCTGAGAAAAAGGGTAGCTGCTCCTCCCAGCAAATCAGAAGGAAAGCTACGTATCATCTCCCCAATGCCTCTTCATTCAAGAGGTGTTGCTGTTTCTGGTGCTGGCTTGAGGAGTAAGG GTGATCATGGTAAAGAAGGGCCTTGTGTAGGGACCAAGGGCTTTAGGGCTCCAGAG GTCTTGTTGAAATCTCCACATCAAGGAACCAAGCTTGACATTTGGTCAGCTGGGGTCACCTTGCTCTATCTAGTGATTGGAACATCGCCCTTTCTTGGCGATCCAGAGCA GAACATAAAGGAAATAGCAAAATTGAGGGGCAGTGAAGATCTATGGGAGGTTGCGAAGTTACACGACCGTGAATTGTCATTTCCCGTG GATCTTTATGACACACAGTCCTTGGCCTCACTGAATCTGCGTGATTGGTgccaaaaaaacacaaagaggCCCAATTTCCTCGAGGTGCTCCCGCAATCACTGTTTGATCTTGTGGACAGATGCTTGACAGTGAACCCAAGAGCGAGGATCAGTGCAGAGGAAGCTCTGAGGCACGAGTTCTTCGCACCATGCCATGATGAACTGAGAAAGCAGAAGCTACACAGACTGGGTTCAACCAAGATTCGGGAATGA